The following DNA comes from Musa acuminata AAA Group cultivar baxijiao chromosome BXJ1-4, Cavendish_Baxijiao_AAA, whole genome shotgun sequence.
TTGACTCCTCTTTTCCTTACTAATGCATCTAACTAAAATGAGCTTACTGGGACATATGTTGAGACCACTTAAGACTATCTTTTCTTTTGCACCATGCCCAACCACCAGAAACGAATTCCATGGTATGGTTTCACTGCTGAAGTACTTCAATATGTTTTTCTGATTTGACGGGACAATGCATCCCAAATATGTAACAATTTTTTTGAAAAGATTTGCTATATGCAGTATGTTTCCTCATTGAGAATCCATCATCATTAACTTAACATTACGATGCATGATTGTGCAATATATTTGCTTGTAGCTGTAAGAAATCTTTAAGCTTTCAGTCtgaattttgtttttatttgGGCCTCAATGTTATATGCACTAAGTTTTTTAGGATGACTTGAATTGCAGCTGCATGGAGTGGACGACCACATCAGTAAGAGTAGAAAAATCCTGACAGCCATGTCGAAGAGAATGGACAGGAACAAGTGGATCATCGGTGGTATCATTGTAGCGCTGGTTTTGGCAATTGTGTTGATCCTATATTTCAAGCTCAGGCATTGAGTAGTATTGAACGGATCAAACTTTGTACATCTCCTGCCTCGTGTGAATCAGTTCTTCCAATCATTTCCTACTTTGATGTTCCGTTTGGATCCAGATTTATCATTTGTTTGATATCAAAAACGTGTGTTTTCTTTGCGCAGACATATAAAACACATGTATAAATGTTTGTCAAACCAAAACTTGTTTAAATATAAAGTGTGTTGATTCGCTTTTCAAGTTTTCTGGTAATATTACTACAGCTACTTCAAGTTTTAAGAAAAGGTATTACTAGCTTATATGCCATGTGGTTGTTGCAATTGTTAAGTGTAAAATACTTGAAAAGTGGCATTAACGTGTATATCGACAtttaaaaattcaaaatcattttttttttaatgttcatCTAAACTATTTTTCTTCCATCTTTCTTTCGTCCAATGTCTCATTTGTTGAAAGAGAATAAAAAACTAAATTACTAAAAGAGTCTTTTACGAAATTTCTCCGTTATCATTAAACATATGGATCCACAACAAATGATTTCAAAGAGGAACAAGGATTCAGGTTTTGTCAtatatgagaaataacgaggggcaaaaaaaaaaaaaaaagttcctcGCATGTTATCGTTCTCTAATTGGAACAGTCACCATTACGAGCAGGGTTTAGGGTTACTCCTCGTAGACTACCTATGCAACTAAATCTAAGAGATTCTTACATTCTTCAAATGGTTTTGGAAATCTACAGATAGTTTTGCTCAACAAGAATACTGGATGGACACCAAGGAAGGTTCAAACCCTTCGGCACTGAGAAAGAAGTCGGAATAGCTTACTCGGAGAAAAGAGGCTCAATGCATGAATCATGTTTGACAAATTCCATTAACAAGCCATCAATTAACGACTAAACTGACGAACTATATACTATGGATTCGACTTCATAATTGGATAATCCCAAAAACAATTGCAAAGTCCTTAAATCCAATTATAACTATAGCATtcagaaaggaaaaagaagtcaTAAGAGATGGAAGTAAGAATTATATTACTCGAGAGCTCGCTGTTTACTTGTCGGACGAGTTgggccccttcttcttcccgaatCCCACGACTGAACGCAAGCAAAAAAATTTATGAAGGGGGGAAAAAGGAATCGGAATCATTAACAGCAATGATTCAGTTATAGAACACGAGAGAAAGGGAAGGCGAAAGCTTTGAACAAGAGAAGGATAGAAAGAAGTACCTGCAGTGACGAAACGGCGGTTGTACTGCTTGCGCTTGAAGGCCCTTCCCCTGGGATCCTTCGGTTTGTCCTTCTTCTCCATCTTGGGTGTCTGCCCTCGCACCTTCCCAGCGCGAGCCAACGATCCGTGCACCTTACCTATGCAAGAACACACACACCCGCACACAATAATCTAACGATCAGGAACGAGGTAAACCCTAGAATTCGATCGAAAGACAAACGATGAAGaagtaaaaaaaagaagattagatTGGAACAGACTAAACCTTAGAATCCGATCAGAATCAGCAAGGAAAACGGGTGTGGAAGTCAAACAATGGTAACGAAGAAAGAAGATTGGATTGGATCAGATTCAACCCTAGAATCCGATCGGCAGCAGTAAGGAGAACGTGTGTGGAAGACAaacgatgaagaagaagaaagaacataAGATTAGAACATATCAGATCAACTTACCCATCGAACTAGATCTCGAAGAGCCTGCGGCTGTTGGTGGCGGACGGAAGAGGGCGGGAATACGAGACCTCTACGATGGGGTTGCTCCTCCGGAGGTAGAGTTCTCCGTTCAAGGGAGGAGGCTGCAAATATATATAGCCGCGGACGGGGCGCGGGAGTACACGATCGGCACGTGCCTTGCAAGTGCATTCATATGCCGGGAGGAAACGTAGAGCGACGGGCCAACGACCGCGCTCACGTGACTAATAACAGGCCAATTATGGGCCCGTTTGGATTTCAATTTTGGGCCATTTGGAATTCAACCTATTCCTCTCTTTGATGAATTGTTATAACTTCAACAGTATTCATCATGTGGGTTTCTATAATAAATCGATCATCATTTAATTTCTCATTGAATGTGATAAAAGAATTGAAAGTATTTATAAGGGTAGGATTTATGTGctaatttgattaaaaatattttagaacgATGAATCatgctttaaattttatttatttatttatcccatcaaaaatagtttttatgccttcttttcttctcttagcCTATCTTAGtctcttctttccttctctttgtgTGAAATCAcccaattaaatttaaatttagaatgTATTTAACTaacttttgatttataataattttaaattttaattcatgtgaaatcatccaattaaatttaaatttagaatgtatttaagtaacttttttatttagaataattattattatttagatgaaTTCTTGGAAAAACCCTCTTGTGTCTTTTTTACCCAATACCTAACACTGCTGACATGTCAATTGATCCACTAACCATTTAAAAATActgtaacataatatttttatataaattttataaaaatattattatttttaagtatttataggAGAAGCATTTATCCGAATCACACACGTGACGATACAATCAATAAGAGAGAGCAAACGCTATCCAACAATGTAGTCACAAAAGTattgatatattataatttttttttaaaatttattatatccat
Coding sequences within:
- the LOC103981619 gene encoding small ribosomal subunit protein eS30z/eS30y/eS30x-like, with amino-acid sequence MGKVHGSLARAGKVRGQTPKMEKKDKPKDPRGRAFKRKQYNRRFVTAVVGFGKKKGPNSSDK